A region from the Pelobates fuscus isolate aPelFus1 chromosome 1, aPelFus1.pri, whole genome shotgun sequence genome encodes:
- the KHDRBS1 gene encoding KH domain-containing, RNA-binding, signal transduction-associated protein 1 isoform X1, whose translation MADSMETESKYLPELMAEKDSLDPSFTHAMSLINSEIERMKKGGEPKKDEDDTYMDLFSHKNMKLKERVLIPVKLYPKFNFVGKILGPQGNTIKRLQEETGAKISVLGKGSMRDKAKEEELRKGGDPKYAHLNMDLHVFIEVFGPPCEAYTRMAHALEEVKKFLVPDMMDDICQEQFLELSYLNGAPPEQARGGGRGGPARGRGGPPPPPSAAPPSRGRAGPLRSLVPRGAPGRGAITRGASASRSVAPAPASRGTPAGRARGGSIQRISLPPPAPESYDEYGYEDSYADQNYEGYEGYYNQNQSDTEYYDYGHGEGQDSYEGYGQDNWNGSRPSLKVPSSHPAKGGTYRDHPYRRF comes from the exons ATGGCCGACAGCATGGAGACCGAGTCCAAGTACCTGCCCGAGCTCATGGCAGAGAAGGACAGCCTGGACCCGTCCTTCACACACGCCATGAGCCTCATCAACAGCG AAATTGAGAGAATGAAAAAAGGCGGTGAACCCAAGAAGGATGAAGATGACACTTACATGGATTTGTTCTCGCACAAAAATATGAAACTTAAAGAACGCGTTCTGATACCTGTCAAATTATACCCAAAG TTTAACTTTGTTGGAAAGATCCTGGGTCCACAGGGTAACACCATTAAGAGGCTTCAGGAGGAGACTGGAGCCAAAATTTCTGTACTGGGAAAAGGGTCAATGAGAGACAAGGCAAAG GAGGAAGAACTTCGCAAAGGAGGTGACCCTAAGTATGCCCATCTGAATATGGACCTTCATGTGTTTATTGAAGTCTTTGGCCCACCTTGTGAAGCATACACCCGTATGGCACATGCTTTGGAAGAGGTTAAAAAATTCCTTGTTCCG GACATGATGGATGATATCTGTCAGGAGCAATTTTTAGAACTCTCCTATCTTAATGGAGCTCCCCCAGAGCAAGCCCGTGGGGGAGGAAGAGGTGGACCGGCTAGGGGTAGAGGAGGACCGCCACCCCCACCTTCTGCTGCTCCTCCATCAAG GGGAAGGGCTGGACCCCTACGTTCTCTTGTTCCAAGAGGTGCTCCTGGAAGAGGTGCAATAACACGTGGTGCCAGTGCCAGTCGCAGTGTGGCTCCTGCTCCTGCAAGTAGAGGCACACCTGCTGGAAGGGCACGTGGTGGCTCCATCCAGAGGATCTCTTTGCCACCTCCAGCACCAGAGTCTTATGATGAATAT ggttatgaAGATTCATACGCAGACCAAAACTATGAAGGGTATGAAGGATATTACAATCAAAACCAAAG tgatACAGAATATTATGATTATGGCCATGGCGAGGGGCAAGATTCATATGAAGGTTACG GCCAAGATAATTGGAATGGCTCACGACCCTCTTTAAAGGTGCCGTCTTCTCACCCTGCGAAAGGTGGCACTTACAGAGATCATCCCTACCGGCGCTTCTGA
- the KHDRBS1 gene encoding KH domain-containing, RNA-binding, signal transduction-associated protein 1 isoform X3, with amino-acid sequence MADSMETESKYLPELMAEKDSLDPSFTHAMSLINSEIERMKKGGEPKKDEDDTYMDLFSHKNMKLKERVLIPVKLYPKFNFVGKILGPQGNTIKRLQEETGAKISVLGKGSMRDKAKEEELRKGGDPKYAHLNMDLHVFIEVFGPPCEAYTRMAHALEEVKKFLVPDMMDDICQEQFLELSYLNGAPPEQARGGGRGGPARGRGGPPPPPSAAPPSRGRAGPLRSLVPRGAPGRGAITRGASASRSVAPAPASRGTPAGRARGGSIQRISLPPPAPESYDEYGYEDSYADQNYEGYEGYYNQNQRPR; translated from the exons ATGGCCGACAGCATGGAGACCGAGTCCAAGTACCTGCCCGAGCTCATGGCAGAGAAGGACAGCCTGGACCCGTCCTTCACACACGCCATGAGCCTCATCAACAGCG AAATTGAGAGAATGAAAAAAGGCGGTGAACCCAAGAAGGATGAAGATGACACTTACATGGATTTGTTCTCGCACAAAAATATGAAACTTAAAGAACGCGTTCTGATACCTGTCAAATTATACCCAAAG TTTAACTTTGTTGGAAAGATCCTGGGTCCACAGGGTAACACCATTAAGAGGCTTCAGGAGGAGACTGGAGCCAAAATTTCTGTACTGGGAAAAGGGTCAATGAGAGACAAGGCAAAG GAGGAAGAACTTCGCAAAGGAGGTGACCCTAAGTATGCCCATCTGAATATGGACCTTCATGTGTTTATTGAAGTCTTTGGCCCACCTTGTGAAGCATACACCCGTATGGCACATGCTTTGGAAGAGGTTAAAAAATTCCTTGTTCCG GACATGATGGATGATATCTGTCAGGAGCAATTTTTAGAACTCTCCTATCTTAATGGAGCTCCCCCAGAGCAAGCCCGTGGGGGAGGAAGAGGTGGACCGGCTAGGGGTAGAGGAGGACCGCCACCCCCACCTTCTGCTGCTCCTCCATCAAG GGGAAGGGCTGGACCCCTACGTTCTCTTGTTCCAAGAGGTGCTCCTGGAAGAGGTGCAATAACACGTGGTGCCAGTGCCAGTCGCAGTGTGGCTCCTGCTCCTGCAAGTAGAGGCACACCTGCTGGAAGGGCACGTGGTGGCTCCATCCAGAGGATCTCTTTGCCACCTCCAGCACCAGAGTCTTATGATGAATAT ggttatgaAGATTCATACGCAGACCAAAACTATGAAGGGTATGAAGGATATTACAATCAAAACCAAAG GCCAAGATAA
- the KHDRBS1 gene encoding KH domain-containing, RNA-binding, signal transduction-associated protein 1 isoform X2 has protein sequence MADSMETESKYLPELMAEKDSLDPSFTHAMSLINSEIERMKKGGEPKKDEDDTYMDLFSHKNMKLKERVLIPVKLYPKFNFVGKILGPQGNTIKRLQEETGAKISVLGKGSMRDKAKEEELRKGGDPKYAHLNMDLHVFIEVFGPPCEAYTRMAHALEEVKKFLVPEQFLELSYLNGAPPEQARGGGRGGPARGRGGPPPPPSAAPPSRGRAGPLRSLVPRGAPGRGAITRGASASRSVAPAPASRGTPAGRARGGSIQRISLPPPAPESYDEYGYEDSYADQNYEGYEGYYNQNQSDTEYYDYGHGEGQDSYEGYGQDNWNGSRPSLKVPSSHPAKGGTYRDHPYRRF, from the exons ATGGCCGACAGCATGGAGACCGAGTCCAAGTACCTGCCCGAGCTCATGGCAGAGAAGGACAGCCTGGACCCGTCCTTCACACACGCCATGAGCCTCATCAACAGCG AAATTGAGAGAATGAAAAAAGGCGGTGAACCCAAGAAGGATGAAGATGACACTTACATGGATTTGTTCTCGCACAAAAATATGAAACTTAAAGAACGCGTTCTGATACCTGTCAAATTATACCCAAAG TTTAACTTTGTTGGAAAGATCCTGGGTCCACAGGGTAACACCATTAAGAGGCTTCAGGAGGAGACTGGAGCCAAAATTTCTGTACTGGGAAAAGGGTCAATGAGAGACAAGGCAAAG GAGGAAGAACTTCGCAAAGGAGGTGACCCTAAGTATGCCCATCTGAATATGGACCTTCATGTGTTTATTGAAGTCTTTGGCCCACCTTGTGAAGCATACACCCGTATGGCACATGCTTTGGAAGAGGTTAAAAAATTCCTTGTTCCG GAGCAATTTTTAGAACTCTCCTATCTTAATGGAGCTCCCCCAGAGCAAGCCCGTGGGGGAGGAAGAGGTGGACCGGCTAGGGGTAGAGGAGGACCGCCACCCCCACCTTCTGCTGCTCCTCCATCAAG GGGAAGGGCTGGACCCCTACGTTCTCTTGTTCCAAGAGGTGCTCCTGGAAGAGGTGCAATAACACGTGGTGCCAGTGCCAGTCGCAGTGTGGCTCCTGCTCCTGCAAGTAGAGGCACACCTGCTGGAAGGGCACGTGGTGGCTCCATCCAGAGGATCTCTTTGCCACCTCCAGCACCAGAGTCTTATGATGAATAT ggttatgaAGATTCATACGCAGACCAAAACTATGAAGGGTATGAAGGATATTACAATCAAAACCAAAG tgatACAGAATATTATGATTATGGCCATGGCGAGGGGCAAGATTCATATGAAGGTTACG GCCAAGATAATTGGAATGGCTCACGACCCTCTTTAAAGGTGCCGTCTTCTCACCCTGCGAAAGGTGGCACTTACAGAGATCATCCCTACCGGCGCTTCTGA